One Mycolicibacterium fortuitum subsp. fortuitum genomic window carries:
- a CDS encoding NAD-dependent epimerase/dehydratase family protein — translation MSGRILVTGGAGYLGSALVAELIRNGEAVTVMTGPDDGAAQPGGLGGAAEVVRADITDAASVHAAMRSISQVYHLAGIASPNSRLAHTIWNTNVLGTYHVAQSALRLGVRRVVHVSSTAAIGYPPDGVVADEQFDVRDSVLDNVYAATKRAGERVMLDFGERGLDVVVVNPAAVFAPAAGPPRSWQALVTAARRGLLRGVPPGGTAVCSARDFVAGATAAMVKGGSGERYILSSVNLTYRRIAELLVEAVGRSHRVRTLPMGLFRTAGAGNRVIRDLIGHPRHDDALVPENVELMGRHVYYASGKAERELGMPRMSAAELITEFIR, via the coding sequence ATGAGCGGCCGAATCCTCGTCACGGGAGGAGCTGGGTACCTGGGCAGTGCGCTGGTCGCCGAGCTGATTCGCAACGGTGAAGCGGTCACCGTCATGACCGGACCAGACGACGGTGCGGCCCAGCCGGGGGGTTTGGGCGGCGCCGCCGAGGTGGTCCGTGCCGACATCACCGATGCGGCCAGTGTCCATGCGGCCATGCGGAGTATCTCGCAGGTGTATCACCTCGCCGGCATAGCTTCGCCGAATTCGCGCCTGGCCCACACCATCTGGAACACCAACGTGCTGGGCACCTATCACGTGGCACAGAGCGCGCTGCGCCTCGGGGTCCGGCGAGTCGTACACGTGTCGTCGACGGCGGCCATCGGATATCCCCCCGATGGTGTGGTTGCCGACGAGCAGTTCGACGTCAGGGATTCGGTGCTCGACAACGTGTACGCCGCCACCAAGAGGGCCGGCGAGCGCGTGATGCTCGACTTCGGCGAGCGCGGGCTCGACGTCGTGGTGGTGAATCCCGCAGCGGTTTTCGCGCCGGCCGCCGGGCCACCGAGATCCTGGCAGGCGCTGGTGACCGCCGCACGGCGTGGGCTGCTGCGCGGCGTGCCCCCCGGCGGGACAGCGGTCTGCTCAGCCCGGGACTTCGTCGCCGGCGCCACCGCCGCGATGGTCAAGGGCGGATCCGGTGAGCGGTACATCCTGTCCAGCGTCAACCTGACGTATCGGCGGATCGCCGAACTGCTGGTCGAAGCCGTCGGGCGGAGCCATCGCGTCCGGACACTGCCCATGGGCCTGTTCCGGACTGCCGGGGCAGGGAACCGGGTGATACGTGACCTGATCGGCCACCCCCGGCATGACGACGCGCTGGTGCCCGAGAACGTCGAGTTGATGGGACGGCATGTGTACTACGCCTCGGGCAAAGCCGAGCGGGAGCTCGGAATGCCGAGAATGTCTGCTGCAGAGTTGATTACGGAGTTCATCCGATGA
- a CDS encoding TIGR03943 family putative permease subunit, with product MSRETENALLLLVGVSTGIITLTGAFTRYVKPSLLPYLAATSVLLILLALASIVADIRHGGDEQHAQHDHAHRRGTTWLLLIPIALLAFVVPPAIRPQAASVAEVSTDVLRRPFPALPDGRAPEISLPDMLVRIAQDSAGTLDNRTVTVSGFTMRDGDRTDLARVVIICCAADAQLARVHLSGPAAAELAGYPDNTWIKVEGTIPAGQGDSSRGTVPTMTALHVMRTDPPERPYA from the coding sequence GTGAGCCGGGAAACCGAGAACGCACTGTTGCTGCTGGTCGGGGTCAGCACCGGGATCATCACCCTCACCGGTGCTTTCACCCGCTATGTGAAGCCGTCGCTGCTTCCCTATCTCGCGGCCACCTCTGTGCTGTTGATCCTGCTGGCACTGGCATCGATCGTGGCCGACATCAGGCACGGCGGCGACGAGCAGCACGCCCAGCACGACCATGCTCATCGGCGAGGCACCACCTGGCTGCTGCTCATCCCGATCGCCCTGCTGGCATTCGTGGTGCCACCGGCGATACGTCCGCAGGCCGCGTCGGTGGCCGAGGTGTCCACCGATGTTCTGCGGCGACCCTTTCCGGCTCTGCCCGATGGCCGCGCACCGGAAATCTCGCTGCCGGACATGCTGGTCCGGATCGCCCAGGACAGTGCAGGCACGCTCGACAACCGCACTGTCACGGTGTCCGGTTTCACGATGCGCGACGGTGACCGCACGGACCTGGCCCGGGTGGTGATCATCTGTTGCGCCGCGGACGCCCAACTGGCCCGCGTCCATCTCTCCGGGCCGGCTGCCGCCGAACTAGCAGGCTATCCGGACAACACGTGGATAAAGGTCGAGGGCACGATCCCTGCGGGGCAGGGCGATTCGAGCAGAGGCACCGTCCCGACGATGACGGCCCTGCACGTGATGCGGACCGATCCGCCCGAGCGTCCTTACGCCTAG
- a CDS encoding pyridoxal phosphate-dependent decarboxylase family protein has translation MTLDESPFAGDFLTPGGLAGYREALTLAAIWTGTELRDPASPGLVSGYAELDRAVEEFSLDVPSGIGLPRALGEAAGLLSGRSAVVTHLGYLAHLHCPPTVSSLAAEILVSAFNQSLDSFDQAPAATAVEQKVIRDLCATLGYGDDADGTFTSGGTQSNLQALMIARDLFARDEFGSDMTAGLPAGAGAWRVLCTRQTHFSVRQALRILGLPGAVVEVATDAAGRMRTDALSDCIDRAGEAGTPIMALVLTAGTTDFGAIDPLPEAITIARQHGIWTHVDACAGGCLAFSATHRQLLRGIEHADSIAVDYHKLLFQAISCSALLVRRSESFDILADHADYLNPLQDSAEDVVNLVGKSLQTTRRFDALKVFVTLRALGRQRVGEMIDATCAAAAAAASAVSDHPRLALLAPVTTNTVVVRWQHPDLSDAECDDANQAIRTALAQTGRAVLGRSTAAGTQALKLTFVNPLVSPEAAADVIAAIATEGQRILRARGREFTTA, from the coding sequence GTGACACTCGACGAGAGTCCGTTCGCGGGCGACTTTCTCACACCCGGCGGTCTGGCCGGGTATCGCGAAGCTCTGACCCTGGCGGCCATCTGGACCGGGACCGAGTTGCGTGATCCGGCGAGTCCGGGACTGGTATCCGGTTACGCAGAGTTGGACCGGGCGGTCGAGGAGTTCAGCCTCGACGTGCCATCGGGAATCGGACTGCCGCGCGCGCTCGGTGAGGCCGCCGGCCTGCTGTCCGGACGCTCTGCCGTCGTGACCCATCTCGGCTATCTGGCGCATCTGCACTGCCCTCCGACGGTGTCGTCACTGGCGGCCGAGATCCTGGTCAGCGCCTTCAACCAGTCGCTGGACTCGTTCGACCAGGCCCCGGCGGCCACCGCGGTCGAGCAGAAGGTCATCCGCGACCTGTGCGCCACACTCGGATACGGCGATGACGCCGACGGAACGTTCACCAGCGGCGGAACGCAATCCAACCTGCAGGCGCTGATGATCGCCCGCGACCTGTTCGCCCGGGACGAGTTCGGTTCCGACATGACTGCGGGGCTTCCGGCCGGGGCCGGAGCCTGGCGGGTGTTGTGTACTCGTCAGACCCACTTCTCGGTGCGGCAGGCGCTGCGGATTCTGGGGCTGCCGGGCGCGGTGGTCGAGGTGGCGACCGATGCGGCCGGGCGCATGCGTACCGACGCACTCAGTGATTGCATCGATCGGGCGGGCGAGGCCGGCACACCGATCATGGCGCTCGTGCTCACCGCCGGAACCACCGACTTCGGCGCGATCGATCCGCTGCCGGAGGCGATCACGATCGCCCGGCAGCACGGTATCTGGACCCATGTCGACGCCTGCGCAGGTGGTTGCCTGGCGTTCAGTGCCACCCACCGTCAGCTGCTGCGCGGAATCGAGCACGCCGACTCCATCGCCGTCGACTACCACAAGCTGTTGTTTCAGGCGATCAGCTGTAGCGCACTGCTGGTTCGACGGAGCGAATCCTTCGACATATTGGCCGATCACGCCGATTACCTGAATCCGCTACAGGATTCGGCCGAAGACGTGGTCAACCTGGTCGGAAAGTCGCTGCAGACCACCCGTCGGTTCGACGCTCTCAAGGTGTTCGTGACATTGCGGGCACTGGGTAGGCAGCGGGTGGGGGAGATGATCGACGCCACGTGTGCGGCTGCGGCCGCAGCCGCGTCGGCGGTGTCCGATCACCCACGCCTGGCACTGCTGGCACCCGTCACCACCAACACCGTCGTCGTGCGTTGGCAGCATCCCGACCTGTCCGATGCCGAATGCGACGATGCCAACCAGGCGATCCGAACGGCGCTGGCTCAAACAGGTCGTGCCGTGCTCGGCCGTTCGACTGCGGCAGGCACTCAGGCGCTCAAGCTCACCTTCGTCAACCCGTTGGTCAGCCCCGAGGCCGCCGCTGACGTGATCGCCGCCATCGCCACTGAGGGGCAACGGATCCTGCGTGCCCGGGGAAGGGAATTCACCACCGCATGA
- a CDS encoding heavy metal translocating P-type ATPase, protein MRVHAPWFRGDALRAVAIEDSVDQVAGVRAVHAYPRTASVVVWYSPKRCDRDAVMAAISSAAEVARHLVPARTPRSADIHNADILRMAIGALALVLLGVRRYAFARPPLLGPTSRVFATGATIFTGYPFLRGALRTLTGNRSAGTDVLVSAATVASLVLRENVVALTVLWLLNIGEYLQDLTLRRTRRAIANLLQGTQDTVWLRLADGTEIEVPVDGLRVGDEVVVHEQVAIAVDGVVSDGEAIVDQSAITGENLPVAVTTGAKVYAGSVVVRGKLVITAEAVGRHTTIGRIITRVEEAQHHRAPIQTVGETFSRRFVPASFLLSALTLVVTRDVRRAMTMLLVACPCAVGLATPTAISAAIGNGARRGILIKGGSHLEEAGRVDAVVFDKTGTLTIGRPIVTNVVAFHKDWEPEQVLAYAASSEIHARHPLAAAVLRSTKERHIEIPPHEECEVLVGLGMRTRADGRTLLLGSPSLLAQEKVRVTKRASEWVDKLRRSAETPLLLAVDGKLVGLISLRDEVRPEAIGVLQALRATGVRRMVMLTGDHPDAAAAVAEELGITEWRAEVMPEDKLAVVRELRSEGHTVAVIGDGVNDAPALAAADIGIAMGLGGTDVAVETADVALASDDLRRLLDVRALGGRAVDVIQQNYAMSIAVNAIGLLVGAGGALSPVLAAVLHNASSVAVVANSARLIRYELDQ, encoded by the coding sequence ATGCGCGTGCACGCGCCGTGGTTTCGCGGTGACGCGCTCCGCGCCGTCGCGATAGAGGACTCGGTCGACCAGGTGGCGGGCGTGCGGGCCGTTCACGCCTATCCGCGGACCGCCTCGGTGGTGGTGTGGTACTCGCCGAAGCGGTGCGACCGTGACGCGGTGATGGCGGCGATATCGAGCGCCGCGGAGGTGGCGCGACACCTGGTGCCGGCCCGGACGCCGCGTTCGGCCGACATCCACAACGCCGATATCCTGCGGATGGCCATCGGCGCTCTCGCCCTGGTGCTGCTGGGCGTACGTCGTTACGCCTTCGCCAGGCCGCCGTTGCTGGGGCCGACCAGTCGAGTGTTCGCGACGGGGGCCACGATCTTCACCGGCTATCCGTTCCTGCGCGGTGCGCTGCGCACGCTGACCGGAAACCGCAGCGCGGGCACCGACGTCCTGGTCTCGGCCGCCACGGTGGCAAGCCTGGTGCTGCGGGAGAACGTCGTGGCGCTGACCGTCTTGTGGCTGCTCAACATCGGTGAATACCTGCAAGATCTCACGCTGCGGCGGACCCGTCGGGCAATCGCCAACCTGTTGCAGGGAACTCAGGACACAGTGTGGCTGCGCCTGGCCGACGGCACCGAAATCGAGGTTCCGGTGGACGGGCTGCGGGTCGGTGACGAGGTCGTGGTGCACGAGCAGGTCGCCATCGCGGTCGACGGTGTGGTGAGCGACGGTGAGGCCATCGTCGACCAGTCGGCGATCACCGGCGAGAACCTTCCCGTCGCCGTCACGACGGGGGCCAAGGTGTACGCGGGCTCGGTTGTGGTCCGCGGCAAACTGGTGATCACCGCCGAGGCGGTCGGGCGTCACACCACCATCGGCCGGATCATCACCCGCGTCGAAGAAGCTCAGCATCACCGCGCGCCCATTCAGACTGTCGGTGAGACCTTTTCGCGACGTTTCGTCCCCGCCTCGTTCCTGTTGTCGGCCCTGACGCTGGTGGTCACCAGGGACGTGCGCCGCGCGATGACGATGTTGTTGGTCGCCTGTCCGTGTGCGGTGGGATTGGCAACGCCGACTGCCATCAGTGCCGCCATCGGCAACGGTGCCCGGCGCGGCATCCTGATCAAGGGCGGTTCGCACCTCGAGGAGGCCGGCCGCGTGGACGCCGTCGTCTTCGACAAGACCGGCACGTTGACCATCGGGCGTCCGATTGTCACCAACGTGGTTGCCTTCCATAAGGACTGGGAACCAGAACAGGTCCTGGCATACGCGGCCAGCTCGGAGATCCACGCCCGCCATCCGCTTGCCGCGGCGGTGCTCCGGTCGACCAAGGAGCGGCACATCGAAATACCTCCCCACGAGGAGTGCGAGGTGCTCGTCGGGCTGGGGATGCGTACCCGCGCCGACGGACGAACCCTGTTGCTCGGCAGTCCTTCGCTGCTGGCACAGGAGAAGGTCCGGGTGACCAAACGTGCCTCGGAGTGGGTGGACAAACTCCGGCGCAGTGCCGAGACGCCGTTGCTGTTGGCCGTCGACGGAAAACTGGTCGGCCTCATCAGTTTACGTGACGAGGTCCGGCCCGAGGCGATCGGGGTGTTGCAGGCATTGCGGGCCACCGGTGTGCGCCGCATGGTGATGCTGACCGGTGATCATCCCGATGCCGCCGCAGCCGTCGCCGAGGAGCTCGGCATCACCGAATGGCGCGCCGAGGTGATGCCGGAGGACAAGCTGGCCGTGGTGCGTGAGCTGCGCAGCGAGGGCCACACAGTCGCTGTCATCGGCGACGGCGTCAATGATGCGCCGGCACTCGCCGCGGCCGACATCGGCATCGCCATGGGACTCGGCGGCACCGATGTGGCGGTCGAGACCGCTGACGTGGCGCTGGCGAGTGATGACTTGCGACGACTGCTCGACGTGCGGGCGCTGGGTGGTCGGGCGGTCGATGTGATCCAGCAGAACTATGCGATGTCGATCGCGGTGAATGCCATCGGTCTGCTCGTCGGTGCCGGCGGCGCGCTCTCACCGGTGCTCGCCGCTGTCCTGCACAACGCATCGTCGGTGGCCGTGGTGGCCAACAGCGCCCGGCTGATCCGCTACGAGCTCGACCAGTAG
- a CDS encoding fatty acid desaturase family protein, which yields MNTDTRQTAAGTGSKDVLGISMADARSLIADLTARRGWIYWVDLTACVVIGYTAFLLCPADRLLSPLGIGCMLIAALAFYRAVLFVHEIVHAPEELRRFSAVWHLVCGIPLLVPQFTYEFHQDHHGSRTYGTTEDGEYVPYATEPRWRVITLPFTALLGPLVFVLRFLVLAPLSWLVPPIRSYVLTRASALMIDADFVRKLPEGRIPRSWLVQEIACFAYLVAMLALLVGGVYSPNRLAEAYVIVAAVLFVNWIRVLAAHRYESRNERMTFPEQVLDSIDHPSMPVIGELWAPLGLRYHAVHHLFPKLPYHQLGKARRRLAEAIPRDGGFWATEDRSLRASLRRLLTHPREAL from the coding sequence ATGAACACTGATACCCGCCAGACAGCGGCCGGGACGGGCTCCAAGGACGTGCTCGGCATATCGATGGCCGATGCGCGGTCGCTGATCGCGGACCTGACCGCGCGGCGCGGCTGGATCTATTGGGTCGATCTCACCGCGTGCGTGGTGATCGGCTACACCGCGTTCCTGTTGTGTCCGGCCGACCGACTGCTCTCACCGCTCGGAATCGGATGCATGCTGATCGCCGCCCTGGCGTTCTACCGCGCGGTGCTGTTCGTCCACGAGATCGTGCACGCACCCGAAGAGCTGCGCAGGTTCTCGGCCGTATGGCATCTGGTGTGCGGAATCCCCTTGCTGGTGCCGCAATTCACCTACGAGTTCCACCAGGATCATCACGGCTCGCGCACCTACGGAACCACCGAGGACGGTGAGTACGTCCCATATGCGACCGAACCGCGCTGGCGGGTGATCACGTTGCCCTTCACCGCGTTGCTCGGTCCGCTCGTCTTCGTGCTGAGGTTTCTGGTGTTGGCGCCGCTGTCCTGGTTGGTCCCGCCGATTCGGTCCTATGTCCTGACTCGGGCGTCGGCGCTGATGATCGACGCGGACTTCGTGCGCAAACTGCCCGAAGGGCGCATTCCCCGATCCTGGTTGGTGCAGGAAATCGCCTGCTTCGCCTACCTGGTGGCAATGCTGGCACTGCTGGTCGGCGGGGTGTATTCGCCGAACCGGCTCGCCGAGGCCTACGTGATCGTCGCAGCGGTGCTGTTCGTCAACTGGATCCGGGTGCTGGCCGCGCACCGCTACGAGAGCCGCAACGAGCGAATGACGTTTCCCGAGCAGGTGCTCGATTCCATCGACCATCCGTCGATGCCGGTCATCGGGGAACTGTGGGCACCGCTCGGCCTGCGCTATCACGCGGTGCACCACCTGTTCCCGAAGCTGCCCTACCACCAGCTCGGTAAGGCTCGCCGTCGCCTGGCCGAGGCGATTCCGCGTGACGGCGGATTCTGGGCCACCGAAGATCGGTCGCTGAGGGCCTCCCTGAGACGGCTTCTCACCCACCCGCGGGAGGCGCTGTGA
- a CDS encoding aminotransferase class III-fold pyridoxal phosphate-dependent enzyme, translated as MRESSAATYSRRLPIRPIEAAGARLRDADGRWYVDCLAAAGAMSLGWNHPVVREAVIKTLESGEPWQSLDFHTPTRERFVEDLLSILPPGLAREGRVHLCSPSGASAVEAALMLAEVATGGREHIGVQGGFHGCTRAARAASSGGGLRRQPVVLAPHATFLPYPQDYRCPFGVGGERGVDLAIAAVENLARPHSGITAPASVLAEFVLGEGGVIPAPSRWGKALRDTATRLDVPLIADEVQAGMFRTGPAWAFQRCDVEPDMMVISKGLGSGLPIAVLVIRDRYDVWEPGAFTGTFRGNAMAFAAAGAVIRFAVETRLSDRVHATGAAFLDGLKSVAAQSEVVGDVRGAGLMLAAEIVDPTVTGQHGAAAPDAELAQRIQLACLQHGLIVETGGQYGNVVRFLPPLTIDEVDMAAALAAFDAAVRQVQRQRPADSVLMGAR; from the coding sequence ATGCGGGAATCATCGGCGGCGACCTACTCCCGGCGGCTTCCGATCAGGCCGATCGAGGCGGCCGGTGCCCGGCTGCGTGACGCCGACGGCCGCTGGTACGTCGACTGTCTGGCTGCGGCCGGGGCGATGTCTCTGGGCTGGAACCACCCCGTTGTCCGCGAGGCGGTGATCAAGACTCTCGAATCGGGAGAACCGTGGCAGTCCCTGGACTTCCACACCCCGACCAGGGAACGATTCGTCGAAGATCTGCTGTCCATCCTGCCGCCGGGGCTGGCGCGGGAAGGCCGCGTGCACCTGTGCTCGCCGAGCGGTGCCAGTGCCGTCGAGGCAGCCCTGATGCTCGCCGAGGTCGCCACCGGTGGACGCGAACACATCGGCGTGCAAGGCGGCTTCCACGGCTGCACCAGGGCCGCCCGGGCAGCCAGTTCCGGCGGCGGCCTGCGGCGCCAACCCGTAGTGCTGGCGCCGCACGCCACCTTCCTGCCATATCCCCAGGACTACCGGTGCCCCTTCGGGGTCGGGGGAGAGCGTGGAGTGGACCTCGCGATCGCCGCTGTCGAGAACCTGGCCCGGCCACACTCGGGCATCACCGCACCGGCCTCGGTCCTGGCGGAGTTCGTGCTCGGGGAGGGCGGAGTGATCCCCGCGCCGTCCCGTTGGGGTAAGGCGTTGCGAGACACGGCAACCCGCCTCGATGTTCCGCTGATCGCCGACGAGGTCCAGGCGGGGATGTTCCGCACCGGGCCGGCCTGGGCGTTCCAGCGCTGCGATGTCGAACCCGACATGATGGTGATCTCGAAAGGCTTGGGGTCTGGACTCCCCATCGCCGTGCTGGTGATCCGGGACCGCTATGACGTGTGGGAGCCAGGGGCGTTCACGGGCACGTTCCGCGGAAATGCGATGGCGTTCGCCGCCGCCGGCGCGGTGATCAGGTTCGCTGTCGAGACGCGGTTGTCCGACCGCGTCCATGCGACGGGCGCAGCGTTTCTTGATGGATTGAAATCGGTTGCGGCGCAGTCAGAGGTCGTGGGCGACGTGCGTGGTGCCGGTTTGATGCTGGCGGCCGAGATCGTCGACCCGACGGTTACGGGGCAACACGGCGCGGCGGCCCCCGATGCCGAACTGGCGCAACGCATCCAGCTGGCCTGCCTGCAGCACGGCCTGATCGTCGAGACCGGCGGACAGTACGGGAACGTGGTGCGCTTCCTGCCGCCGCTGACCATCGACGAAGTCGACATGGCGGCTGCGCTCGCCGCCTTCGACGCCGCGGTGCGACAGGTCCAGCGGCAACGGCCGGCAGACAGCGTCCTGATGGGGGCAAGGTGA
- a CDS encoding DUF1490 family protein, which translates to MVWHGLLAKAATTVVTGAVGVAAYDGLRKAVAKAPIREAAVTTTAWALRGARKAEESAESARLKVADVMAEARERIGEEVPPPAVADAGHSHDH; encoded by the coding sequence ATGGTGTGGCATGGCTTGCTGGCGAAGGCAGCGACAACGGTCGTCACCGGCGCGGTCGGGGTGGCGGCGTACGACGGCCTACGTAAGGCCGTGGCCAAGGCGCCCATCCGGGAAGCCGCGGTGACCACGACTGCATGGGCGTTGCGCGGCGCCCGCAAAGCCGAAGAAAGCGCAGAGTCGGCCCGGCTCAAGGTCGCCGACGTGATGGCCGAGGCGCGGGAACGGATCGGTGAGGAAGTGCCGCCGCCCGCCGTTGCCGACGCCGGGCATTCGCACGATCACTGA
- a CDS encoding N-acetyltransferase, with amino-acid sequence MKTSLDVREVTSHAEARRFVGLPWALYHGDSRWRPVLRRGMRTKMDARKNALHREVEVANFIAYQGERPVGRISASIDSEYVKRYGDCGFFGHFESADQQDVAGALLETAENWARRRGMGRMIGPYSYSTREEVGLLAEGYDTPPTLMQPYNPPYYLRLVESAGYRKKFDSTSYRWNTGAHNAIQQRLVKRADAVMAAQGATVRSVRMKDFDNELETLRGLYNDSFARHPENVPLSKAVFAGMAEQMRPLIDPQIVRIVEADDAPVGFLLMLPDVNEIAGRSGRLTPSMLMRIAAKRRGRIRGVDTAVVVLIGASETRFGAGIGRILAGEIVRASTGSGYSSVATTWVHEENVWSNSLAAQMKTEPDKRHRVYQKVL; translated from the coding sequence CTGAAGACCTCGCTGGACGTCCGTGAGGTCACCTCGCACGCGGAAGCCAGAAGGTTCGTGGGCCTTCCATGGGCCCTCTACCACGGCGATTCCCGGTGGCGGCCGGTGCTGCGCCGCGGCATGCGGACCAAGATGGACGCCAGGAAGAACGCGCTGCACCGCGAGGTCGAAGTCGCCAATTTCATTGCCTACCAGGGTGAAAGACCCGTCGGGCGGATATCGGCCAGTATCGACTCCGAGTACGTCAAGCGCTACGGCGACTGCGGATTCTTCGGGCATTTCGAAAGTGCCGATCAACAAGACGTGGCCGGTGCACTGCTGGAAACGGCGGAGAACTGGGCGCGCCGCCGTGGCATGGGCAGGATGATCGGGCCCTACAGCTACTCGACACGTGAGGAAGTCGGCCTGCTTGCCGAGGGGTACGACACCCCGCCGACCCTCATGCAGCCCTACAACCCGCCGTATTACCTGCGGCTCGTCGAGTCGGCCGGGTACCGAAAGAAATTCGACAGTACCTCCTACCGCTGGAACACCGGGGCTCACAATGCCATCCAGCAACGGCTCGTCAAACGTGCCGATGCGGTGATGGCCGCACAGGGCGCGACGGTGCGGTCCGTTCGGATGAAGGATTTCGACAACGAACTGGAGACTCTTCGCGGCCTCTACAACGACTCCTTCGCCCGCCATCCCGAGAACGTCCCGCTGAGCAAGGCGGTGTTCGCCGGGATGGCCGAACAGATGCGGCCCCTGATCGATCCCCAAATCGTCCGGATCGTCGAGGCGGACGATGCTCCCGTCGGGTTCTTGTTGATGCTGCCCGACGTGAACGAGATCGCCGGGCGGTCCGGCCGGCTCACCCCGTCGATGCTGATGCGCATCGCGGCCAAACGCCGGGGCCGGATCCGCGGCGTCGACACCGCCGTCGTCGTCCTGATCGGTGCGTCCGAAACCCGGTTCGGGGCGGGTATCGGCCGGATCCTGGCCGGCGAGATCGTCAGGGCAAGCACCGGCAGCGGGTATTCCTCGGTGGCGACGACATGGGTGCACGAAGAGAATGTGTGGTCGAACTCTCTTGCCGCCCAGATGAAGACCGAGCCGGACAAACGGCACCGCGTTTACCAGAAGGTGCTGTGA
- a CDS encoding permease — MSAVATTSAALRWRPTSMQVLVVGVIVLALAGNTLRGLVDGTPDIATAATVFCGVFVQALPFLALGVIISGLIAVFVTPDRLTRWLPKRTGAAILAAGIGGAALPGCECGSVPVARRLFGDGAEGSAVGAAALTFMLAAPAVNPVVLVATAVAFPGHPEMVAARCAASLLTALIMGALWARFGSPAWITRRLPKPRHGEGSQWMVFTEAARHDLLSAASYLVIGAAAAAALHVLVPTWVYEHLAGQLILGVITMAVLAVVLALCSEADAFVAASLTMLPLLPRLVFLVVGPAVDIKLFAMQAGMFGRAFANRFAPVTFLVATVVATGVGLLIVGPQ, encoded by the coding sequence ATGTCCGCCGTGGCCACGACTTCGGCAGCACTCCGGTGGCGGCCGACATCCATGCAAGTGCTGGTGGTCGGTGTCATCGTGCTGGCCTTGGCCGGCAACACGCTGCGCGGTTTGGTGGACGGCACACCGGATATCGCGACGGCGGCCACCGTGTTCTGCGGCGTGTTCGTGCAGGCCCTGCCGTTCCTGGCACTCGGTGTGATCATCAGCGGTCTGATCGCGGTATTCGTGACACCAGACCGCCTGACCAGATGGCTGCCGAAACGTACCGGCGCGGCGATCCTGGCGGCGGGCATCGGAGGCGCAGCTCTGCCCGGGTGCGAATGCGGTTCGGTTCCGGTGGCGCGCAGGCTTTTCGGGGACGGCGCCGAAGGTAGCGCGGTGGGCGCCGCGGCACTGACGTTCATGCTCGCGGCGCCTGCAGTCAACCCCGTCGTGCTGGTAGCGACGGCCGTCGCGTTCCCCGGCCACCCCGAGATGGTGGCCGCCCGCTGCGCGGCATCGCTGCTGACCGCGCTGATCATGGGTGCACTCTGGGCCAGGTTCGGCAGCCCCGCGTGGATCACCCGGCGCTTGCCCAAGCCGCGGCACGGTGAAGGCTCCCAGTGGATGGTGTTCACCGAGGCGGCCCGCCACGACTTGCTCTCGGCAGCGTCCTACCTGGTCATCGGCGCGGCTGCCGCGGCCGCGCTGCACGTGCTGGTGCCGACCTGGGTCTACGAGCACCTGGCCGGCCAGTTGATCCTCGGCGTGATCACCATGGCGGTGCTGGCCGTCGTGCTGGCACTGTGTTCGGAGGCCGACGCGTTCGTCGCGGCCAGCCTCACCATGCTGCCGCTGCTGCCGAGACTGGTGTTCCTGGTCGTCGGCCCCGCCGTGGACATCAAGCTGTTCGCGATGCAGGCCGGGATGTTCGGCCGAGCCTTCGCCAACCGCTTCGCTCCCGTGACCTTTCTGGTCGCCACCGTCGTCGCGACCGGTGTGGGACTGCTGATCGTGGGGCCGCAGTGA